A genomic window from Prunus persica cultivar Lovell chromosome G2, Prunus_persica_NCBIv2, whole genome shotgun sequence includes:
- the LOC18785051 gene encoding probable trehalose-phosphate phosphatase 4, translated as MIMTNFARLNQAMGLQRSSASSKQKVQPIAEVLIKNDENSGDLSLASITSDLHDISNPNKPIPSDLAYNSWVVEHPSALGSFDRMMKAAKGKRIVVFLDYDGTLSPIVDDPDRAFMSDEMRAAVREVAKYFPTAVISGRSRDKVKEFVQLSNVYYAGSHGMDIMVPPRPLRPCDANNHTTAMDIKGSDVLFQPAKRFLPAIQEIRTQLEEITRKVEGARVEDNRFCISVHFRKVREEDYGILEEKVKSVVGKYPEFHLTLGKKVLEIRPSIEWNKGHALEYLLDTLGFSNSSDVLPLYIGDDRTDEDAFKVIRSRGQGFPIIVSSTPKEDTKACYSLHDPSEVLTFLLRLARWRKASSSSRSLAQIWGVGSNLPRSV; from the exons ATGATCATGACAAACTTTGCAAGGCTGAACCAGGCAATGGGACTCCAAAGATCATCAGCTTCTAGTAAGCAGAAGGTGCAACCCATCGCAGAAGTATTAATTAAGAACGACGAGAACAGTGGTGATCTTTCCTTAGCATCGATCACCTCAGACCTGCATGATATTTCTAACCCTAATAAACCTATCCCCTCAGATTTAGCTTATAATTCATGGGTG GTCGAGCACCCTTCTGCATTAGGCTCATTTGATCGGATGATGAAAGCAGCAAAAGGGAAGAGGATTGTTGTCTTTCTAGACTACGATGGGACCCTTTCACCAATTGTTGATGATCCTGATCGTGCTTTCATGTCTGACGAG ATGCGTGCAGCGGTACGGGAAGTTGCCAAGTATTTTCCAACAGCAGTGATCAGTGGAAGGAGTCGAGATAAG GTTAAAGAATTTGTACAGTTAAGTAATGTATATTACGCTGGCAGCCATGGGATGGACATAATGGTCCCTCCAAGGCCACTAAGGCCCTGTGATGCCAACAACCACACCACTGCCATGGATATAAAG GGCAGTGACGTTCTCTTTCAACCTGCTAAAAGATTTCTTCCTGCAATCCAAGAG ATAAGAACACAGTTGGAGGAAATAACCAGAAAAGTAGAGGGTGCAAGGGTAGAGGACAATAGATTCTGTATCTCTGTACATTTTCGCAAGGTCCGGGAAGAG GATTATGGGATATTAGAAGAGAAGGTGAAGTCTGTTGTTGGAAAGTATCCGGAATTTCACCTGACGTTGGGTAAAAAGGTGTTGGAAATACGACCATCCATAGAATGGAACAAAGGTCATGCGCTAGAATATTTGCTTGACACTCTAGGCTTCAGCAATTCCAGCGATGTCCTCCCATTGTACATCGGGGACGATCGAACTGATGAAGATGCTTTCAAG GTGATACGAAGTAGAGGACAAGGGTTTCCAATAATTGTGTCTTCAACCCCAAAGGAGGACACCAAAGCTTGTTATTCTTTGCATGACCCATCGGAAGTATTAACTTTCTTGTTAAGGCTCGCCCGGTGGAGAAAAGCCTCTTCTTCAAGCAGGTCACTCGCTCAAATTTGGGGTGTTGGTAGTAACTTACCTAGATCAGTTTAG
- the LOC18784631 gene encoding protein spt2, which translates to MGALSDELDFLQLRQQLKQRIRNNHMKELGYAPESSVNKNKLLSDDFGSFFGPSQSVIAQRVIEESKAFMPELRNLASKFGNSHDKGKKKLKSPVLSTTNAKSGLRCKNLKESRDYSFLLSDNAEIPSTSEGGEPRLVKNSLSNSSNKRNPVSAIHRASSTNLKSVKRQHLEEKVQSLPATRKKLEESKKLHPPKKAKLMADSCKTALKTSQSSTKPNIKQAKHCLEPENTKVKPEQKSSSLKRSQSSTKQNIKPAKQCVEPENTKVTPKQKSSFLKNQTKRHLEDSYDDDNLDISSVIKMFGPKRKHREDDDDDDGCAMVSSFADIMREERKSAKIARKEDEIERLRLEEEEKEERLRKAKQQKPREIKKN; encoded by the exons ATGGGAGCACTCAGTGACGAATTGGACTTTCTTCAACTAAGGCAACAACTGAAACAACGCATCAGAAACAATCACATGAAGGAATTGGGTTATGCTCCTGAATCCTCGGTTAATAAGAACAAATTACTTTCCGACGA TTTTGGATCTTTCTTTGGCCCATCGCAATCCGTTATTGCGCAAAGAGTGATTGAAGAAAGCAAAGCATTCATGCCAGAGTTGAGGAATTTGGCATCTAAGTTCGGAAATTCCCATGATAAG gGTAAGAAGAAGCTAAAGAGCCCTGTCTTAAGCACGACCAACGCAAAGTCTGGTTTGAGATGTAAAAACCTTAAGGAGTCCCGGGATTATTCCTTCTTACTATCGGACAATGCAGAAATTCCTTCAACTTCAGAAGGAGGAGAGCCCCGACTTGTGAAAAATTCTCTCTCCAATTCAAGCAATAAAAGAAATCCGGTTTCTGCTATACACAGAGCTTCTTCGACGAATTTGAAATCCGTAAAGAGGCAACATTTGGAAGAGAAAGTTCAGTCACTGCctgcaacaagaaaaaaattggaagaatcAAAGAAATTGCATCCACCTAAGAAAGCAAAACTGATGGCAGACAGTTGCAAAACAGCCTTGAAAACATCACAATCTTCAACAAAGCCGAACATAAAACAAGCAAAGCATTGTCTTGAGCCCGAGAACACAAAAGTAAAGCCAGAACAGAAAAGCTCTTCCTTGAAAAGATCACAATCTTCAACAAAGCAAAACATAAAACCAGCAAAGCAATGTGTTGAGCCCGAGAACACAAAAGTGACGCCAAAACAGAAAAGCTCTTTCTTAAAAAATCAG ACCAAACGCCATTTGGAGGATAGTTATGATGATGACAATCTTGACATTTCCTCTGTGATCAAAATGTTTGG ACCTAAACGCAAACACAGAGAAGATGATGACGACGACGATGGCTGTGCCATGGTCTCCAGCTTTGCTGATATtatgagagaagagaggaagag TGCAAAAATTGCTAGGAAGGAGGATGAAATAGAGCGTCTCCggcttgaagaagaagagaaggaggAGAGATTAAGAAAAGCAAAGCAGCAGAAGCCGCGAGAGATTAAGAAAAACTGA
- the LOC18787418 gene encoding abscisic acid receptor PYL8, whose product MNGNKNGGGTGFGGIVGEYIRRHHKHDPKDHQCTSTLVRHIKAPVHLVWSLVRRFDQPQKYKPFVSRCVVQGNLEIGSLREVDVKSGLPATTSTERLELLDDDEHILSIKIIGGDHRLRNYSSIISLHPEITDGRPGTVVIESFVVDVPEGNTKDETCYFVEALIQCNLKSLCDVSERLAVQDRTEPIDRL is encoded by the exons atgaatggGAATAAGAATGGAGGAGGAACAGGGTTTGGTGGGATTGTGGGTGAATACATTCGAAGGCATCACAAGCACGACCCCAAAGACCATCAGTGTACCTCTACGCTCGTCAGGCACATCAAAGCCCCTGTTCATCTt GTTTGGTCATTGGTAAGACGATTTGATCAACCGCAAAAGTATAAGCCATTTGTCAGCAGGTGTGTGGTGCAGGGGAATCTTGAGATTGGAAGTCTCAGAGAAGTTGATGTTAAGTCTGGGCTTCCTGCCACTACTAGTACTGAAAGATTGgaacttcttgatgatgatgaacatATTCTGAGCATTAAAATTATTGGTGGGGATCACAGACTTAGG AACTACTCTTCCATCATCTCCCTCCATCCAGAGATCACTGATGGAAGACCAGGGACCGTGGTGATCGAGTCATTTGTGGTTGACGTGCCTGAAGGGAACACTAAGGATGAGACCTGCTACTTTGTGGAAGCCTTGATCCAGTGCAATCTCAAATCACTTTGTGATGTCTCAGAGCGGCTTGCAGTGCAGGACCGCACTGAGCCAATTGATCGGCTCTGA